From Paenibacillus sp. FSL R7-0204, a single genomic window includes:
- a CDS encoding S-layer homology domain-containing protein: MTTSKKRNKRWSRTLAASLSIALVTANFAVLGPVAHAAVAENEGSEQIFTSEKYRSFTKDGSNAVNLTFPELFITAGPGEMMTGATVVINGYKSGDKITFATADTGITAAYGPGDGVYILKGVASTADYQSVLENAEFTMTSPGERSLTFGLGPVPAFNKNGHFYEYVSETSIKWPKAKADAEKKSYYGRQGYLVTITDPDENAFIVDKTPVIGWIGGKDVARAVDGNGKATQNVSTLQSIGKYNGYGDWRWVTGPEGMVQYEGKSGLPFYKGYNINGKNNDTATVPNVTDATYGTMYANWATGEPNDATFEHVVHIYSSGQYKSKWNDYAIDNKVDAYLVEYGGMPGDSTTSINTTITLVDKTPLKQDNDAAAEYLSETPPIYTQASLTVLQKAVDAAEVVLKDDHASPEEIEAARKGLEDAIAGLVKQPPVADSASYTEGSNNQVSIKFDKPVKFNEGDADPTDDFRVTLDGKVVDLTNAVVSDQDPSVIILTLASPLVNDPVVRIEYDAAESAIQAQTPGKEPVSDFTLIANGPFGDSLEIETPAKGTEVYGADFPLPVTGQAALDSVVTAAVYKVDVHPNAHLFDLEVGITVTDDVYKWDTKLPGPLAPGSYHVAVTSTKTFGDEVRTETKLVPFTVPQLELTHVAVNEGQPDHAVLTFNQPVGSALTDADFTGLTVDGRKVIAVKSVQGDKVEVVLEEALGPDDALIVGYDPAAGNVTAEGNVLNELKPIQAGEQSGITKNNNVIPLQLVAAYPEAGQLKLVFNKPINDLTDLAGFTYGGVPLQAPFEINGNELIVSIPADHNGGMLSYDPELGNVTENGNKNNPLTGLQPGIDLGGDSKYIADGGKLPENGLGLTAGDKPVSLSPAFQPDVPSGYQATVPNETGTIALNLAPAGDNDTLRKVSLNGVEVPDGDWSKLPLQEGLNIIQVDIVDAKRPGVKLGQYQIQVIRASGKLVSLDPSSGTLQPEFKPETTKYDVTVSNSVYEISLKPFTLDPGATVTLSIAGEAPVQVKGGEWSSALLLKVGKNEVVVTVKDSAGGTNTYTVTITRQEPAPSGGGSAPAPAAPETSKTEVIQVDVAIGGANAAGITKVPVQRTTQSNGMITDLVRFTKDKAEEAVKKAKETGQSIARVVIPDAADNVSEVNVQIPAETAKLLKENGIVLEIYTENAIVRVPNESLEGIGQDFYFRLVPVRSVTERSEIEKRATLEAVVREVAKDNKIEVVARPMTIETNLSSRAVTLILPLRDVKLPANEAARNAFLAQLGIFIEHTDGTKEVVKGKAVTYKEGLLGLEFSVSKFSTFTIINFNNQSPATHVSYIVGFPDGEFKPDDRVTRSQMALMLARNLGYDASAPVGTLPFPDVAVRHYAAAAIAFVNAQGVMKGDPAGKFRGNAPITRAEMAAAAANYLKLAVPADGKSSFNDTTGHWAQGVIEANVKAGLLKGYPDGSFKPNAYLTRAEAVVIVNQMFDRGPLHGADAVKFPDVSKNHWAYLDIQEAVIDHQYRIDSEQKEQRVTE, translated from the coding sequence AAGGAATAAAAGATGGTCACGCACTCTGGCCGCCTCTTTATCAATTGCGCTGGTCACCGCCAACTTTGCGGTGCTTGGTCCCGTGGCCCATGCGGCTGTAGCGGAGAATGAAGGCTCGGAACAAATTTTCACTTCGGAGAAGTACCGGAGTTTCACCAAAGACGGCAGCAATGCTGTAAACTTAACCTTCCCTGAGCTCTTTATCACCGCAGGTCCGGGTGAAATGATGACAGGGGCTACGGTTGTAATCAACGGATATAAGTCAGGTGACAAAATTACGTTCGCAACGGCGGATACGGGAATTACAGCTGCCTACGGCCCGGGAGACGGTGTCTATATATTAAAAGGCGTAGCTTCAACTGCAGATTATCAGAGCGTATTGGAAAATGCCGAATTCACTATGACATCACCAGGAGAGCGCAGTCTGACCTTCGGCCTTGGTCCTGTCCCGGCCTTTAATAAAAACGGCCATTTCTATGAGTATGTGTCGGAAACCAGCATCAAGTGGCCGAAAGCCAAGGCGGATGCCGAGAAGAAGAGTTATTATGGACGTCAAGGGTATCTGGTGACGATTACTGACCCGGATGAGAACGCTTTTATTGTCGATAAGACTCCGGTAATTGGCTGGATTGGCGGGAAAGACGTAGCCCGGGCGGTAGACGGGAACGGAAAGGCCACCCAAAATGTCTCTACCTTGCAGAGCATTGGAAAATATAACGGCTACGGCGATTGGCGCTGGGTAACCGGACCGGAAGGAATGGTGCAATACGAAGGCAAATCCGGCCTTCCTTTCTATAAGGGGTATAACATTAATGGAAAAAATAATGATACTGCCACAGTTCCCAATGTTACCGATGCAACTTACGGCACTATGTACGCTAACTGGGCTACGGGAGAACCCAATGACGCCACGTTCGAGCATGTGGTCCATATTTATTCTAGCGGTCAATATAAAAGTAAATGGAATGATTATGCAATCGACAACAAAGTAGATGCCTACCTTGTTGAATACGGCGGCATGCCAGGCGATTCTACCACAAGCATTAACACAACAATTACACTGGTGGATAAAACCCCGCTGAAGCAGGACAACGACGCAGCAGCAGAATATCTCAGCGAGACTCCGCCAATCTATACTCAGGCGTCTCTGACCGTTCTTCAAAAGGCAGTGGATGCGGCGGAAGTTGTCCTTAAAGATGACCATGCTTCCCCGGAGGAGATTGAAGCTGCCCGCAAGGGTCTGGAGGATGCGATTGCCGGATTGGTTAAGCAGCCGCCAGTGGCTGATAGCGCAAGCTATACCGAGGGCAGCAACAATCAGGTATCCATTAAGTTCGACAAGCCGGTTAAGTTCAATGAAGGCGATGCCGACCCTACGGATGACTTCAGAGTGACACTGGACGGAAAAGTGGTGGATCTTACGAATGCTGTAGTATCCGACCAAGATCCTAGTGTCATTATTCTGACCCTGGCCAGCCCGCTGGTTAATGACCCTGTGGTTAGAATCGAATATGATGCCGCAGAGTCGGCAATCCAGGCTCAGACACCGGGGAAGGAGCCAGTGTCCGACTTTACACTCATTGCGAACGGACCGTTTGGTGATTCCTTGGAAATTGAAACGCCTGCTAAGGGAACAGAGGTATATGGAGCAGACTTCCCGCTCCCGGTAACCGGACAAGCTGCACTGGACTCGGTGGTTACGGCTGCTGTGTATAAAGTGGATGTCCACCCGAATGCGCATCTGTTCGACCTTGAGGTAGGGATTACGGTAACCGATGATGTCTATAAATGGGACACCAAGCTGCCGGGTCCGCTGGCACCGGGCTCCTACCATGTGGCGGTGACTTCGACCAAGACATTCGGCGATGAAGTAAGAACAGAAACGAAGCTGGTGCCGTTCACGGTACCGCAGCTGGAATTGACCCATGTGGCGGTAAACGAAGGCCAGCCGGATCACGCGGTACTGACTTTCAACCAACCTGTTGGTTCTGCGTTGACCGATGCTGACTTCACCGGGCTTACCGTCGATGGACGGAAAGTGATTGCTGTGAAGTCCGTACAGGGCGATAAAGTAGAAGTCGTTCTGGAGGAAGCGCTCGGTCCAGATGATGCGCTGATCGTAGGGTACGATCCCGCTGCCGGTAATGTTACGGCTGAAGGCAACGTTCTGAACGAATTGAAGCCGATCCAGGCCGGCGAGCAGTCAGGCATCACGAAGAATAACAATGTGATTCCGCTTCAGCTCGTTGCTGCTTATCCCGAAGCGGGGCAGCTCAAGCTGGTGTTTAATAAGCCGATCAACGATCTGACCGATCTGGCCGGATTCACTTACGGCGGCGTGCCGCTTCAGGCACCTTTTGAGATTAACGGCAATGAACTTATCGTTTCAATTCCCGCAGATCATAACGGCGGCATGCTCAGCTACGATCCGGAGCTTGGCAATGTAACGGAGAACGGCAACAAGAATAACCCGCTTACAGGATTGCAGCCGGGCATTGACCTAGGCGGGGATAGCAAATATATCGCAGACGGCGGCAAGCTGCCGGAGAACGGTCTGGGATTAACGGCAGGGGATAAGCCGGTATCGCTGAGTCCAGCCTTCCAGCCGGATGTACCAAGCGGCTATCAGGCGACCGTGCCTAATGAGACGGGTACTATTGCGCTGAATCTTGCTCCGGCAGGAGACAACGATACGCTGCGCAAGGTTAGCTTGAACGGTGTAGAGGTTCCTGACGGAGACTGGAGCAAGCTGCCGCTTCAGGAAGGGCTGAACATCATCCAGGTAGATATTGTGGATGCGAAGCGTCCGGGCGTTAAGCTGGGGCAATACCAGATTCAGGTTATCCGCGCAAGCGGGAAGCTCGTATCGCTTGATCCTTCGAGCGGCACACTGCAGCCTGAGTTCAAGCCTGAAACTACCAAGTACGACGTCACTGTAAGCAACAGTGTATATGAAATATCCCTTAAGCCGTTTACTCTGGACCCTGGAGCCACGGTAACGCTTAGCATTGCCGGTGAAGCACCAGTACAGGTGAAGGGCGGCGAATGGAGCTCGGCTCTTTTGCTGAAGGTTGGGAAGAATGAGGTTGTGGTAACCGTCAAGGATTCTGCAGGCGGAACGAACACCTACACCGTAACTATCACCAGACAAGAGCCTGCTCCATCAGGCGGAGGTTCTGCTCCGGCTCCAGCAGCGCCTGAAACATCCAAGACCGAAGTGATTCAGGTGGATGTGGCCATCGGCGGAGCCAATGCAGCTGGCATCACGAAAGTGCCGGTACAGCGCACCACTCAGAGCAATGGCATGATCACCGATCTGGTCCGCTTCACCAAGGATAAGGCCGAAGAAGCGGTGAAGAAGGCAAAGGAGACGGGACAAAGCATTGCCCGTGTAGTCATCCCGGATGCGGCGGACAATGTCAGCGAAGTGAATGTCCAGATCCCGGCGGAGACCGCCAAATTGCTGAAAGAGAACGGAATTGTACTGGAAATCTATACGGAGAACGCGATTGTGCGTGTTCCGAATGAATCGCTGGAAGGCATCGGACAAGACTTCTATTTCCGGCTGGTGCCGGTGAGAAGTGTAACAGAGCGGAGTGAAATCGAGAAGAGAGCCACGCTCGAAGCTGTGGTCCGTGAAGTGGCCAAGGACAACAAAATCGAAGTGGTCGCCAGACCGATGACCATCGAGACGAACCTGTCCAGCCGGGCGGTAACCCTGATCCTGCCGTTAAGAGATGTGAAGCTGCCTGCGAATGAAGCGGCGCGTAATGCATTCCTGGCACAGCTCGGTATTTTCATTGAACATACCGACGGCACGAAAGAGGTTGTCAAAGGCAAAGCGGTTACCTATAAAGAGGGACTGCTTGGACTGGAATTCTCGGTAAGCAAATTCAGTACCTTTACGATTATCAACTTCAATAATCAGTCGCCTGCTACGCATGTATCCTATATCGTTGGCTTCCCGGATGGCGAATTCAAGCCGGACGACCGGGTAACACGCTCGCAGATGGCACTCATGCTTGCCCGGAATCTGGGCTATGATGCTAGTGCGCCTGTAGGCACTCTTCCCTTCCCGGATGTGGCTGTCCGTCATTATGCGGCAGCAGCCATTGCCTTCGTGAATGCACAGGGCGTAATGAAGGGTGATCCGGCCGGGAAATTCCGGGGGAATGCACCGATTACGAGAGCAGAGATGGCCG